From a single Fusarium fujikuroi IMI 58289 draft genome, chromosome FFUJ_chr03 genomic region:
- a CDS encoding probable pectin methylesterase family protein, which yields MKGFIIKTAIIAATLFSTATASAKGPVDTYKKCQRQTKRATEGCPKGTLFVAKDDPRADFSSIQEAINSLGNTTTAGHILIAPGNYSEQLNVTRRGPLHLIGASNKPWVKDLYADIDVNTTAQNDVQIWFNLANTNNGSLSDNVFTSVLTVGPNFNATLTGSGPTGFPVPEDTPFGCTDFRAYNIDFRNDFAPQSVGPAHAVGVSRANAGFYSCGFYSYQDTVYVGKLGNAYFYDNIIAGQTDFLYGFGTAWIEKSTLSLRGCGGGITAWKGTNTTFTNKYGVYIDNSQLIPVNSTIATNFVGKCALGRPWNSQHKSIFMQSYFDAVILPAGYIEWSKSTPRVDNYTFMATWNDHGPGYNVEAEKASNVTRVLTDAEVKPYRAPADVFQTPEGKFGHVKWIDKKAL from the exons ATGAagggcttcatcatcaagacggCAATTATTGCCGCGACTCTCTTTTCTACTGCGACTGCATCCGCCAAGGGACCTGTTGACACATACAAGAAGTGTCAACGGCAGACAAAGCGTGCTACAGAAGGCTGTCCCAAGGGCACACTCTTCGTAGCCAAGGATGATCCACGAGCAGACTTTTCCTCCATTCAAGAAGCCATCAACTCTCTGGGCAACACAACAACCGCGGGTCACATTCTAATTGCACCTGGAAACTACAGCGAGCAATTGAACGTCACCCGCCGAGGTCCCCTTCATCTCATCGGTGCTTCAAACAAGCCCTGGGTCAAGGATCTCTACGCTGATATTGACGTCAACACCACGGCTCAGAATGACGTTCAGATCTGGTTCAATCTGGCAAACACGAACAATGGAAGTTTGAGTGACAATGTGTTCACTAGTGTACTCACCGTTGGACCTAATTTCAACGCTACCCTGACTGGATCTGGACCTACGGGATTCCCTGTGCCTGAGGACACGCCGTTCGGATGCACGGATTTCAGGGCGTATAACATTGACTTCAGAAATGATTTTGCGCCTCAATCTGTTGGACCTGCGCATGCGGTTGGTGTGAGTCGGGCTAATGCGGGCTTTTACTCTTGTGGCTTCTACTCTTACCAAGACACT GTTTATGTTGGAAAACTTGGAAATGCTTACTTCTacgacaacatcatcgccggACAGACTGATTTCCTGTACGGCTTCGGCACAGCTTGGATTGAGAAGTCAACACTATCTCTCCGAGGCTGCGGAGGTGGTATCACAGCTTGGAAAGGCACCAACACGACATTCACCAACAAATACGGCGTTTACATCGATAACTCACAGCTCATTCCGGTAAACTCCACCATCGCTACAAACTTTGTTGGAAAATGTGCCCTCGGCCGACCATGGAACTCGCAGCACAAGTCGATCTTCATGCAGTCGTACTTTGATGCAGTGATATTGCCTGCTGGCTATATCGAGTGGAGCAAGTCGACACCAAGAGTGGATAATTATACCTTCATGGCGACGTGGAATGATCATGGGCCGGGATATaatgttgaggctgagaaggcgAGTAATGTAACGAGGGTCTTGACGGATGCGGAGGTCAAGCCTTATAGAGCGCCTGCGGATGTATTTCAGACTCCTGAAGGAAAGTTTGGACACGTCAAGTGGATTGACAAGAAGGCTCTATAA
- a CDS encoding related to high affinity methionine permease: MADSSNAPLLQSHSSYGSTDKTSTRHDSIDSEAAGEIQPSRDVEDDVLPETSTIGRNLSWQSAYILVISRVVGSGIFATPGTIVQSVGSAGLSLSLWIVGAFIAACGLAVSLEFGCMLPRSGGDKVYLEFAYRRPRLLASTLFAMYAVLLGFTASNCIIFSKYALFALGVEATDVLSKSLAVGLLTFVCITHSVFPKAGVKIQDVLGWIKIGIIVFMILSGFYVVIFRPDTSTAPLTHQLAWEHLWEETSWNWGVIATSLFKVFYSFAGLDNAANVMNEVKQPVRTLRSVALTALGTACGLYMLVNIAYFLVVPIEEIRGSGELIAALFFERLFGEKFGRVVLPTAVALSSVGNVMVVAFAMARMKQEIARQGFLPYSSLLSSSRPFNSPMGGFIIHYIPSFLVMILPPSDSIYSLILDIDGYAAQLIGLAVAIGLVKLRFQRPDLKRPFKAWMPAVSIRIAMSCALIAAPFFRPPDYEGQVFYALYAVFSWVILVGGVGYWYLWTRAVPRWRGTRLQEETCVLEDGTTITKLRYS; the protein is encoded by the exons ATGGCAGACTCGTCCAACGCGCCGCTGCTGCAATCGCACAGCTCCTACGGTTCAACTGATAAGACCTCTACGCGCCATGATTCCATCGATAGCGAAGCTGCAGGGGAGATACAACCAAGTCGCGACGTAGAAGACGATGTGCTCCCCGAAACGTCGACCATTGGGCGGAATTTATCGTGGCAGAGTGCTTATATCCTCGTTATTTCGCGCGTCGTCGGCAGCGGTATCTTTGCGACACCGGGAACAATAGTACAATCCGTCGGAAGCGCAGGACTATCACTATCGCTATGGATAGTCGGCGCTTTTATCGCAGCTTGCGGTCTTGCTGTGTCGCTCGAGTTTGGATGTATGCTTCCTCGGTCGGGAGGCGATAAAGTATACCTTGAGTTTGCGTATCGACGGCCACGACTACTTGCATCTACGCTGTTTGCGATGTATGCTGTGCTTCTGGGTTTCACGGCGAGTAATTGCAttatttttagtaaatatGCTTTATTTGCGCTGGGAGTCGAAGCGACAGACGTGTTGAGCAAGAGTCTTGCCGTAGGACTTCTCACGTTTGTTTGCATCACACACAGCGTGTTTCCCAAAGCAGGCGTCAAGATCCAGGATGTTCTGGGCTGGATAAAGATCGGCATCATCGTCTTTATGATCCTATCAGGCTTCTACGTCGTCATCTTCCGTCCCGACACGAGCACGGCACCACTTACGCACCAACTCGCATGGGAGCATCTTTGGGAAGAGACGAGCTGGAACTGGGGCGTCATCGCGACGAGTCTTTTCAAGGTATTTTATTCATTCGCGGGGTTGGATAATGCTGCGAATGTTATGAATGAAGTCAAGCAGCCCGTGAGGACGTTGAGGTCCGTTGCGCTGACGGCACTGGGGACGGCGTGTGGATTGTACATGCTTGTCAACATCGCGTACTTTTTGGTGGTCCCGATTGAAGAGATTAGAGGGAGTGGTGAACTCATTGCTGCGTTGTTCTTTGAGAGGTTGTTCGGGGAGAAGTTTGGGAGAGTTGTGCTCCCGACAGCTGTGGCATTATCGTCAGTCGGGAATGTCATGGTCGTCGCTTTCGCGATG GCACGGATGAAGCAAGAGATCGCAAGACAAGGCTTCCTCCCATACTCATCCCTGCTCTCCTCCTCACGACCATTCAACTCTCCGATGGGCGGCTTCATAATCCACTACATCCCCTCCTTTCTCGTCATGATCCTCCCACCCTCTGATTCAATCTACtctctcatcctcgacatcgaCGGATACGCCGCGCAGCTCATCGGGCTAGCCGTAGCAATCGGCCTCGTAAAGCTCCGCTTCCAGCGTCCAGACCTCAAGCGACCCTTTAAAGCGTGGATGCCCGCGGTGAGTATCAGGATAGCGATGAGCTGCGCATTAATAGCGGCGCCGTTTTTTAGACCGCCGGACTACGAGGGGCAAGTGTTTTACGCGCTGTATGCGGTGTTTTCGTGGGTTATTCTTGTGGGTGGTGTAGGGTATTGGTATCTTTGGACGAGGGCGGTGCCGAGGTGGAGGGGCACGAGATTGCAGGAGGAGACGTGTGTTTTGGAGGATGGGACGACGATCACGAAGCTAAGGTATTCTTAG
- a CDS encoding HAN11-like protein  — MSQSQQFPSSLRQAQVGSMSSASASAPRAGSGSGSGSGPQPQPQHDELHMSGLSQTGGPISMSPQDYENPPQIKFESSPSNLHYRNPSNSSVPNVLQPAGGLSARGAPASPNLPSPMQQSSPAASSVPHQPPTQGQHQQHPHHSQQPLQIPSQHGQPSHDYSNSPSAAAASKPPLGMSHSYSRSSPAAGYDGSSNYHAYTPTTPSGASSSHLMSPIDPARYNAPGSQRTISNTPLGLADIRPRADSSMSDGHGASMGYDANSAQPGTSNYLAPWAIYAFDWCKWPAQGNGAGKLAVGSYLEDGHNFIQILDSHITPTPQDVYTPGSSKFSLEFTKAAEATHSYPVTRLLWEPPSSQKQSTDLLATSGDHLRLWSLPNENPATPSSTIGRRDNPTTKLTPLALLSNSKTPDHTAPLTSLDWNTVSPSLIITSSIDTTCTIWDIPSLTAKTQLIAHDKEVYDVRFCAKSVDVFVSCGQDGSVRMFDLRSLEHSTIIYEPTGKEERDPNGGRVSPTLAQQTMANPPPLLRLATSPHDTHLLATFAQDSNAIRILDVRQPGQALLELRGHGGNVNCIEWSPHRRGMLASGGDDCQVLLWDLYNSNQPMNGTPQQENPRSPVASWQCDYEIGNLGWVPHLPNSEYGEWLGVGAGRGIWGTRVA, encoded by the exons ATGAGCCAATCACAGCAGTTCCCTTCTTCACTGCGTCAGGCGCAGGTGGGCTCCATGTCTTCTGCATCTGCGTCTGCTCCTCGcgctggctctggctctggctctggatcCGGCCCTCAACCCCAGCCCCAGCACGACGAATTGCACATGTCGGGCTTGAGCCAAACTGGTGGTCCAATTTCCATGTCGCCTCAAGACTACGAGAATCCCCCTCAGATCAAGTTCGAGTCTTCGCCTTCAAACCTCCACTACAGGAACCCCTCCAACTCTTCGGTGCCCAACGTCCTCCAACCCGCCGGTGGCCTGTCCGCTCGCGGCGCCCCAGCCTCGCCCAACTTGCCCTCGCCGATGCAGCAATCCTCTCCCGCTGCCTCATCTGTTCCTCACCAGCCGCCGACGCAAGgtcaacatcagcagcatcCCCATCACTCACAACAGCCGCTGCAGATCCCTTCTCAGCACGGCCAGCCTTCCCACGACTATTCAAACTCGCCCTCTGCCGCCGCCGCGAGCAAACCACCATTAGGCATGTCTCATAGCTATTCCCGCTCCAGCCCAGCCGCTGGCTACGATGGCTCTTCCAACTACCACGCATACACGCCCACTACTCCCAGCGGTGCTTCATCCTCGCATTTAATGTCTCCAATCGATCCCGCCAGATACAATGCTCCAGGTTCCCAGCgcaccatctccaacaccCCGCTTGGCCTGGCTGATATCCGTCCCCGCGCCGACTCGAGCATGTCCGATGGCCATGGAGCTTCTATGGGCTATGACGCCAATAGCGCTCAGCCAGGGACGAGCAATTACCTCGCGCCGTGGGCCATTTACGCTTTCGACTGGTGCAAATGGCCTGCCCAGGGCAATGGTGCTGGCAAGTTGGCTGTGGGGAGCTACCTGGAAGATGGTCACAACTTT ATCCAAATCCTCGATAGCCACATTACGCCTACGCCTCAAGATGTCTACACACCTGGCTCATCTAAATTTAGCCTCGAGTTCACCAAGGCTGCCGAAGCTACCCACTCTTATCCTGTGACGCGCTTGCTATGGGAGCCTCCCTCGTCGCAGAAGCAGTCTACTGACCTGCTCGCGACGTCGGGCGACCACTTGCGATTATGGTCTCTTCCTAACGAGAACCCTGCTACGCCCAGCAGCACCATCGGTCGTCGCGACAACCCTACAACCAAGTTGACACCCCTCGCTTTACTTTCCAACTCCAAGACCCCAGATCATACTGCGCCTCTCACATCTCTCGATTGGAACACCGTTTCTCCCAGCCTTATCATTACTTCCAGCATAGACACAACATGTACCATCTGGGATATTCCCTCACTCACGGCCAAGACCCAACTTATTGCCCACGATAAAGAGGTTTATGATGTTAGGTTCTGCGCCAAGAGTGTGGATGTTTTTGTCAGCTGTGGTCAAGACGGAAGTGTTCGTATGTTTGATCTTCGAAGTTTAGAGCACTCTACAATTATTTACGAGCCCACGGGCAAGGAAGAGCGAG ATCCCAATGGTGGCCGTGTTAGTCCAACACTCGCTCAACAGACGATGGCGAATCCTCCTCCGCTGCTACGGCTTGCTACATCACCTCACGATACCCATCTCCTCGCTACATTTGCTCAAGATTCCAATGCTATTCGAATTCTAGACGTACGACAACCCGGCCAGGCTTTGCTGGAGCTACGAGGTCATGGTGGAAACGTCAACTGCATCGAATGGTCGCCTCATCGACGAGGCATGCTTGCTTCAGGTGGTGACGACTGCCAAGTTCTTCTCTGGGATCTTTACAACTCCAACCAGCCGATGAACGGTACTCCTCAGCAAGAGAACCCCCGAAGCCCTGTTGCTAGCTGGCAATGCGATTACGAAATTGGCAACCTGGGCTGGGTGCCTCATCTACCCAATTCCGAGTACGGCGAATGGCTCGGCGTGGGCGCAGGACGCGGTATCTGGGGAACACGAGTCGCATGA
- a CDS encoding probable alcohol oxidase, whose product MATPNSYANSLGVLPEEFDIIVCGGGSCGCVVAGRLANLDHNLKVLLIEAGESNLNNPWVFRPGIYPRNMKLDSKTASFYKSRPSKWLAGRSATVPCAHILGGGSSINFMMYTRASASDYDDFQAKGWTTEELLPLMRKHETYQRHSVNPDIHGFEGPIKVSFGNYTYPVKDDFLRAAESQGIPFVDDLQDLSTGHGAEHWLKWINRDTGRRSDSAHAYIHATRAKHSNLYLACNTKVDKIIMENGRAVGVQTVPTKPLHPNQLQTRIFRARKQIVVSGGTLSSPLILQRSGIGDPQKLRAAGVEPKVDLPGVGLNFQDHYLTFSVYRAKPDTESFDDFVRGDPEVQKRVFDEWHLKGTGPLATNGIDAGVKIRPTEQELKDFERWPTPHFTEGWKSYFKDKPDKPVMHYSVIAGFFGDHMLMPPGKFFSMFHFLEYPFSRGFTHIKSADPYDTPDFDAGFMNDERDMVPMVWGYIKSRETARRMDAYAGEVENMHPFFDYDSPARAHDLDLDTTKQYALPGNLTAGIGHGSWSSPLPEADRKPGANILNSNKAHIREELKYSEADIKAVEEWVKRHTESTWHCLGTCSMAPKEGNSIVKHGVLDERLNVHGVKGLKVADLSICPDNVGCNTYSTALLIGEKAAMLVAEDLGYSGEALEMKVPTYQAPGELEVRHRL is encoded by the exons atggcgacTCCCAACTCGTACGCGAACAGCCTCGGCGTCCTGCCAGAGGAGTTCGACATCATTGTGTGCGGTGGTGGCAGTTGCGGTTGTGTCGTTGCTGGACGGTTGGCGAATCTTGACCACAACCTCAAGGTTCTGCTCATCGAGGCTGGCGAgagcaacctcaacaaccctTGGGTGTTTAGGCCTGGTATCTACCCCCGTAACATGAAGCTGGACTCCAAGACGGCTTCATTCTACAAGTCTCGTCCTAGCAAGTGGCTTGCTGGCCGTTCTGCTACTGTACCATGTGCTCAT ATCTTAGGTGGTGGTTCTTCAATCAACTTCATGATGTACACTCGAGCTAGTGCCTCTGACT ACGATGACTTCCAAGCCAAGGGATGGACCACTGAGGAACTACTCCCCCTTATGAGGAAGCATGAGACCTACCAGCGCCACTCAGTCAACCCAGACATCCACGGCTTCGAGGGCCCCATCAAAGTCTCCTTCGGAAACTACACCTACCCCGTAAAGGACGACTTCCTCCGCGCCGCTGAGTCCCAAGGCATCCCCTTCGTCGACGATCTCCAGGATCTCTCTACCGGCCACGGCGCAGAGCACTGGCTCAAATGGATCAACCGCGACACAGGCCGCCGCAGTGACTCAGCGCACGCCTATATCCACGCCACACGTGCTAAGCATAGTAACCTGTACCTGGCCTGCAACACAAAGgtcgacaagatcatcatggagaacGGTCGTGCCGTCGGTGTCCAGACTGTTCCTACCAAGCCGCTGCACCCGAACCAGCTGCAGACGCGAATCTTCCGTGCTAGAAAGCAGATTGTCGTCAGTGGCGGTACGCTCTCTTCACCTTTGATTCTTCAGCGCTCTGGTATCGGTGACCCCCAGAAGCTTCGTGCTGCTGGCGTCGAGCCCAAGGTTGATCTTCCTGGTGTTGGACTTAATTTCCAGGAtcattaccttaccttttCGGTGTATCGGGCTAAGCCGGATACTGAGAGTTTCGATGACTTTGTTCGTGGAGACCCCGAGGTTCAAAAG CGGGTCTTTGATGAATGGCACCTTAAAGGAACAG GACCCCTTGCTACCAACGGTATCGATGCTGGTGTCAAGATCAGACCTACTGAgcaagagctcaaggactTTGAGAGGTGGCCTACGCCTCACTTCACCGAGGGCTGGAAGTCTTacttcaaggacaagccTGACAAGCCTGTCATGCATTACTCTGTGATTGCTGGTTTCTTCGGTGACCACATGCTCAT GCCCCCTGGAAAGTTCTTTTCCATGTTCCACTTCCTCGAGTATCCCTTCTCTCGTGGCTTCACTCACATCAAGAGTGCTGATCCATATGATACTCCTGACTTTGATGCCGGATTC ATGAACGATGAGCGTGATATGGTTCCCATGGTCTGGGGATACATCAAGTCTCGTGAGACTGCCCGCCGCATGGACGCCTACGCCGGTGAAGTCGAGAACATG CACCCCTTCTTTGACTACGACAGCCCTGCTCGTGCTCatgatcttgaccttgacaccACCAAGCAATACGCTCTTCCTGGTAACCTCACTGCGGGTATTGGCCATGGAAGCtggtcttctcctctccccGAGGCAGACCGCAAGCCCGGtgccaacatcctcaactccAACAAGGCTCACATCCGCGAGGAGCTCAAGTATAGTGAAGCCGACATCAAGGCCGTCGAGG AATGGGTCAAGCGCCACACTGAATCAACCTGGCACTGCCTCGGAACCTGCTCCATGGCTCCCAAGGAGGGCAACAGCATCGTCAAACACGGTGTTCTCGACGAGAGACTCAACGTCCACGGCGTCAAGGGTCTCAAGGTCGCTGATCTGTCCATCTGCCCTGACAATGTCGGCTGCAACACGTACTCTACTGCTCTGCTTATTGGTGAGAAGGCTGCTATGCTTGTTGCGGAGGATCTTGGATATTCTGGTGAggctttggagatgaaggTTCCTACTTACCAGGCACCTGGTGAGCTCGAGGTTCGACATCGCCTTTAA
- a CDS encoding related to SPT5-transcription elongation protein: MSSHDPSRFDDSEDEEDFNPAPADMSDEEQDVDDKKIKRWSSPAPRDDDDDEDERPSKSRHADDDDEEEEEDEDDNPKRRDDDDDEEDEEDDEDEDDVQQGHRRKRRKERGAAFFDIEAEVDDEDEAEDDEMLGEEIGDFITNDHPDDIAETGIDDDRRHRELDRRREIDSSMDAEKQAEILRQRYGNRRSGKGFRDASVVPKRLLLPSVDDPSIWAVRCKEGKEREVVFSIMKRIEERAGTKDELAITAAFERGGTDSVMKGFVYVEARRQTDILKGLDSMMNVYPHSKMVLVDIKDMPELFRVSKTPSLEPGAWVRLRRPMKHNGDLAQVIDVTENGLEARVRFIPRLDYGMRDDAFSSVTSDGKRKRPFGMAGPKPPQRLFSEVEARKRHPRHIQGNPTAGTWTYMGDEFENGFQVKDIKIQQLITTDVNPSLEEVTRFASGAEDGTENLDLKALAHSLKDSNALATYLPGDIVEVYTGEQKGVVGKAMRVHSDVVSITVTEGDLVGQEIDVPIRSLRKRFKIGDHVKVIGGSKFRDEVGMVVNIKDDQVTLLTDQTNSEVTVFSKDLREASDIGGQGSLGQYSLHDLVQLDPTTVGCVVKVDRESLVVLDQFGDTRQVMPSQIANKLPKRKTAVAADRSGSEIRLEDVVKEYTGQQRQGKIIHIHRSYVFLHTNDSKENAGVFVTKASMVNTVAAKGGRVAAASAGPDLTAMNPALKLHKNGTENKPVQQPRSFGRDKAIEQTVIIRKGAYKGLLGIVKDTTDTHARVELHTKSKTITVPKDSLSFKNKLTGATIDIASRGGRGGYGGGAGRGGGGDRVPGWQGGSRTPMAGSGSDRVPAWGSRTPAAASGRTPAWKAPDMSGARTPAWADGSRTVNPYDGNRTAYGSGGRTPAWQAGGRTPAPGDAFGAGSRTPAYGGGGDSWGSGSKTPAWGVSAPTPGASGNDSWGGSGAYDAPTPGVGLGAPTPGALSAPTPGAYSAPTPAAISAPTPGASWQGGWGADSAPTPAAGAPTPGYYGAPTPAAYAPPETPAATGPRYTDDD; this comes from the exons ATGTCCTCCCACGACCCTTCGCGCTTCGACGATTccgaagatgaggaagatttCAACCCAGCGCCCGCCGATATGTCCGACGAGGAGCAAGATGtcgatgacaagaagatAAAGCGCTGGAGCAGTCCTGCGCCtcgcgatgatgacgatgacgaggatgagcgaCCGTCAAAGTCGCGACAcgccgatgacgacgatgaggaagaagaagaggatgaggatgacaaTCCCAAACGTcgcgatgacgacgatgacgaagaggatgaagaagacgacgaggacgaggacgatgtcCAGCAG GGCCATCGCAGAAAGCGCAGAAAGGAACGAGGAGCAGCTttcttcgatatcgaagCCGAagtcgacgatgaagacgaagccgaagatgacgagatgCTGGGTGAAGAGATAGGCGACTTTATCACAAACGATCATCCAGACGATATCGCCGAAACTGGTATCGATGATGACCGACGACATCGTGAGCTCGATCGCCGTCGCGAAATAGATTCCAGCATGGACGCCGAGAAACAGGCAGAGATCTTGCGACAGCGGTACGGTAATCGACGTTCTGGCAAGGGCTTCAGAGATGCATCGGTTGTTCCCAAGCGACTGCTCCTCCCTAGCGTGGATGATCCTAGCATTTGGGCCGTGCGATGTAAAGAAGGCAAGGAGCGAGAAGTTGTTTTCTCGATTATGAAGCGCATCGAAGAGAGGGCCGGCACTAAGGATGAACTGGCCATTACTGCCGCGTTCGAACGTGGAGGCACCGACTCTGTCATGAAGGGATTCGTCTACGTTGAAGCCCGCCGTCAAACCGACATTTTGAAGGGATTGGACAGTATGATGAATGTGTATCCTCATTCAAAGATGGTTCTGGTTGACATCAAGGATATGCCTGAGCTGTTCCGCGTTTCCAAGACACCAAGTCTGGAGCCTGGAGCCTGGGTTCGTCTTCGAAGGCCCATGAAGCACAATGGCGATCTTGCTCAGGTCATTGATGTTACTGAAAACGGTCTTGAGGCTCGTGTTCGCTTCATTCCCAGATTGGACTATGGTATGCGAGACGATGCCTTCTCTTCAGTTACTTCTGATGGAAAGCGAAAGCGACCTTTCGGTATGGCTGGCCCTAAACCACCCCAGAGGCTCTTTAGCGAGGTTGAGGCACGAAAGCGCCATCCTCGACATATCCAGGGAAACCCTACTGCCGGTACATGGACCTACATGGGTGACGAGTTCGAGAATGGTTTTCAGGTTAAGGACATCAAGATTCAGCAACTTATTACTACCGACGTCAATCCCTCGCTAGAGGAAGTCACTAGATTCGCTTCAGGCGCTGAGGATGGCACTGAGAATCTTGATTTGAAGGCGTTGGCCCACAGTCTGAAGGACAGCAATGCTCTGGCTACGTACCTACCTGGCGATATTGTCGAGGTCTACACTGGCGAGCAGAAGGGTGTTGTTGGAAAGGCGATGCGAGTTCATTCTGATGTTGTCTCGATCACTGTTACTGAGGGTGATCTTGTTGGTCAGGAAATCGATGTCCCCATCCGATCCCTTCGCAAGCGCTTCAAGATTGGTGACCACGTCAAGGTCATTGGTGGTAGCAAGTTCCGCGACGAGGTCGGAATGgttgtcaacatcaaggatGACCAAGTCACTCTTCTGACAGATCAGACCAACTCTGAGGTCACTGTGTTCAGCAAGGATTTGCGTGAAGCTAGTGATATCGGTGGTCAAGGATCACTAGGTCAATACTCTCTTCATGATCTGGTGCAACTTGATCCTACAACCGTGGGATGTGTGGTCAAGGTTGATCGCGAGTCGCTCGTTGTTCTTGACCAATTTGGAGATACTCGTCAGGTTATGCCATCCCAGATCGCCAACAAGCTTCCAAAGCGAAAGACTGCTGTCGCCGCCGACCGGAGTGGCTCTGAGATTagacttgaagatgtcgtTAAGGAATACACAGGTCAACAACGACAGGGCAAGATTATTCACATCCATCGCTCGTATGTCTTCTTACACACCAACGACAGCAAGGAGAATGCTGGAGTCTTTGTCACCAAGGCCAGTATGGTCAACACCGTTGCGGCCAAGGGAGGTCGTGTCGCTGCTGCATCCGCTGGACCTGACCTGACGGCGATGAACCCAGCACTCAAGCTTCACAAGAACGGGACAGAAAACAAGCCGGTGCAACAACCCAGATCATTTGGCCGAGATAAGGCAATTGAACAGACTGTTATTATCAGGAAGGGAGCCTACAAAGGTCTTTTGGGTATTGTCAAGGATACAACAGACACCCACGCCCGGGTCGAGCTTCATACGAAGAGCAAGACTATTACGGTGCCCAAGGATAGTCtgagcttcaagaacaagctgACTGGAGCTACAATTGACATCGCTAGCCGAGGAGGCCGTGGTGGatatggtggtggtgctggacggggaggtggtggtgatcgTGTGCCAGGATGGCAGGGCGGTTCTCGCACACCTATGGCAGGGAGTGGCTCAGACAGAGTGCCTGCTTGGGGATCACGAA CACCTGCAGCTGCAAGTGGACGCACACCCGCTTGGAAGGCCCCAGATATGTCCGGAGCCCGAACTCCCGCGTGGGCCGATGGTTCGCGAACTGTCAACCCTTACGACGGCAACCGTACTGCTTATGGCTCTGGTGGACGTACACCTGCCTGGCAGGCCGGTGGAAGGACTCCTGCTCCTGGCGATGCTTTCGGTGCTGGCTCACGTACGCCAGCGTATGGCGGTGGCGGCGACAGCTGGGGCTCAGGTTCAAAGACTCCTGCCTGGGGAGTATCTGCGCCAACTCCTGGAGCTAGTGGAAACGATTCATGGGGAGGTTCAGGCGCTTACGATGCCCCTACACCCGGCGTTGGTCTTGGCGCCCCGACTCCCGGTGCATTGAGTGCTCCTACACCTGGTGCCTACTCTGCACCAACTCCCGCGGCCATCAGCGCACCCACACCAGGAGCTTCGTGGCAGGGTGGATGGGGAGCAGACTCGGCTCCTACGCCTGCGGCTGGCGCTCCCACGCCTGGTTATTATGGTGCTCCTACACCCGCAGCATATGCTCCTCCAGAGACTCCTGCCGCCACTGGTCCTCGATACACTGATGACGATTGA